The genomic stretch CGAGTGGAATACCGCCGGCGGCGGTGGAGTCCTTCCCCATGAGTGGAACTCCGATCGATCGCTTGGTTCACTGTGGTGCGAGATTAGCGGCGGGTGTGGGGAAAGTGGAGATATAGGCGTACTGGAGAGTGGACGAGACTGTAGTCTTGGACTTATCTCCTAGCTCTTTTTTTTGTTGACACTTATCTGCTACCTGTATGCGGGCCCCTGTTCCATGCATGGCATCCCGACGTCGTGCACGTTCAGATCGAGGGGACACGTACGTGTTACCGGGAATCCAATAATGCAACAAATGATTTATAGAAAAGATGTTGTGGAACATCAAATTGTCTTATGAATACTTGAGGCGTATTTCAAGACCCTGAAAGATGATCTCTAACCAAAATTTAGGAAACAAAAAAACATTGCCTCAAAATTACAAATAGATTGACAATTCGTGGCTATTAGCTTACACGCTACAAATGAGAATTTTTCAAAAGTAAAGCcacataatgttttcaatatagtTAACATATATCCAAATACACTGCATTTTATAGCGTAAGAGTCAGCCGAATCAACTAATCAAAAGTACCATGTCGTTTTTCACCATGCTATTCTTTGTCTTCTCTTCAAAATCGGGAATTCAATTTAGCTCCCGGGTGCATGCGCTCCCTCCACTCAATGGAACTTCATTTGTTCTTTTTATGTTCAAGATCCTCTTTTGCATTCCGTTAGTCCTCTGAACCTGTAGGAGTTGGTACCTTTAAGAAAAAAACTATATGATGCCTCTTGCACATCAAGAGAAGTTATCCTTTAACCTTTCTCTAGATCAATAAGTTCATAAGACCAGAGGATTTTTCCTATGAGATTCCAAAGGACAATTTTTGGCAGCTGCAATTCTCACACTGACGCATTGGCAATTTGGCATATGGGGCCAGATATGGTATCCTTCACTGAACTTTGCATGAAATTTGACTCGTTgtcatggttagggttagggttagactgTATGCCATACTAAACCAAACGGATGACTTGGGATTTTAAACTTAGATGTCATTAACACTGCCATGCATGTTCGATGGGCTTGGAATCTGCGGGTTGGGGTTCTAAAGCCATGGTGTACGCTTGCTTCGCACATGGAAGAGCAAGATAGGCATCTATTCAACACAGCGACAAAGGTGGTCGTTGGTAATGGCCAGAGATGTTTTTTCTGGACCGATTGGTGGCTAAATGGGAAATCAATAGAAGACTTTGCACCGGACATCTATATGGCAATAAATCCTCTAACAAAGGCAAGAAGAACATTAGTTGAAGCAGTCGTCAATGGAAATTGGATTGATGACATCAAGAAGCCGATCAACATCCAAGGGTTTGTTCAGGTTGTAGCCATTTGGGAAGAACTCAATGAAGTGCATATAAGACAAAATTCAAAGGATGAGTGGACATGGACCTGGGAGGCCAGAGGTTCTTTCACTTCAAAATCCGTTTACATGGCGCATTACAAAACAACTACGCAATGCAACATGTCAAAATAAATCTGGGGAACTTGGGCTCCTTTGCGCTGCAAGATTGGAATCTAGTTGTTCATTAGAGAAAGAGTCTAGACAGCCAATCAGCTAGCAAAGCGTGGTCTCCCACATAATGATAAATGTGCTTTCTGCAAGTCAGCTGAAGAAGATCCCCAACATATGTTCATTGGTTGTGCGGTGATCAATATCATTTGGAATTCAGTGCTGAGTTGGGCAGTGGTCGTCCCGTTCAGTAACCAGAACCTTAAAGCTTGGTGGCAGCAAGCTTTGACAAATCTGCAGGGCACAAGCAGGAAAAAACTAAACACAATGGTTATACTTACCTCCTGGTTGATCTGGCAAGAGAGAAATAACCGAGTGTTCGAAAATACCCACAAACCAACATAAAAAATCATCGAGCAAATCAAATCTGAAGCAAAATTATGGTCGTGTCTTACTTTGTATGTACCTAGATCCTCAGTGACAATCCTCATGGTTGGGTCGTGTTTGTAACCTGTACTGCTTTCCCTTTGTTGGCTTTCCCTCTTCTTAATATATTAATTTATATACATGCAGTTTTTCTGCAtggtttggaaaaaaaaattgactctttgtttgtctaataTGTCTTCTTTTATTAATGAATGGACTTCTGACTTCTAACATGGGAACATATTATCCTTGAAAAGAGCCAACCAGAAGAGTGATAGATATGTCCACATTCTCCACGAAAAGTCTCTTTGGCACATGAGCTCCAGTGATCCCAGTATTTGAAAAACATATTTCTGTAATTCCAATAAAATTTATAATCttttaaaacacataaatatatttttaaaatattacaaaaatcaggagcactggcaccTGGGTGCACCAAATCTGCGTCCCATTCTCCATTTCTATATTTGCTACGATTGTAACACACGTGATACACTATGCACATGCACTTTTTTTCTGGATTGAAGGGTCATTGCTATTTAGAAGGGTCTTTAGACCAGTCAGCCATTAATTCAGCCTTAGTACAATAGACTAATCAAGTAGTATCTATGCAGATCGATTAGATGCACTCTGAACAGTACATGTGACCAGGTGAAGCAAGCGCCATGGAAttgttcagataaagaagaatatcgGGAAATTAAAAATGACAAGAGAAACTATGGACATGACACTGATCCGATTGAATCATATCTATAGGGTTTATCAGTTTGAATGTATGGATTGTGTATGTAAGTATATCAATGATTTGGTATTGCTGTGAGTCCAGCCTGGCTGCACCGAATCGGTTAACTGAATGATCAGGTCCGAATGGTGACTGTTGGCCAGCATATAGAGTTCAACACCTTCCATGACGGGCTGAGCTCTGTTGGCAATGCAGCCTGGTCTGAGTAGTTGGCAATGGAGAAACCGGGCAGAAATCACTTCATCTGTTCTTCTGACTCGTCCGTTGTGGAGATTATATTATCATGGAAAACTATTCAGCTTTCCTAGGGTATTTGGCTCTAGCATTTTTGATCAGCCAACAGATTGGTACGTATCCTCCAGCTTACTTTTTTCAGTTGGATGAACGTGATGAAATAAGACTTCTAGGTTAGTAGAGGGATTGATTGTTGGCATTTGTCCTACTCCTTCCGATCAGTAATAAGTGTCAGGAACATAGTACAAAAGTTTTATTAACTTAGTGCTAAATcttcgacacttattatggagcgAGTACATTTTACTGGACGCTTATGCTTGTAACTTGTTGTGGACCTGCATTTTCAAGTTTGCGGTTTGAACATATGAGAAATTTGTTGGGTTTTCAAGTTCTTGTTTAGTCTGGACTCATCTGTTTAATGATGATAGCACTCGTCTTATTACCAGCTTATCAACATTGTACTGCTTTGTGCTCACCATTGGTTGCCAATTACTGCTCGTGTACTTCTGTGAGAATTTTTTTCTGCATTGACCGGATCAGACAAACTTGAACATATCACAAATCTGAACATGGCATTGAACTAACACATTAGCAGTTCTTCTATCACAAAGGTTTCATGACGTGATCACCATACACAGTAGCACACATCAAGGCAGAAGCCTGCCTAGAACTTCACTGACAACCAAAGCTAGGATAACCTAAGTTGTATTATCTTTTTCTTACTGCTTTGGCATCACCATCTCTTCTTTTGCAAGACTTGCTCACCATCTGTTGACAGTTACTGCTCGTACATAATGTGCGACCAAGTGTAAGCATGATCAGAGAAAACTCAAATGAAAAAGACCACCGATCTTAACATGGTACAGAAGGAACACATATATAGGATTATAATTTACATTAGGATCGGAGTACTTTTATCACAAGGGTTCATGACGTTGTTAAGATCCGCCACATACAGAGGACTGATTTGACTGCcaatctcctggcttggcgaTCACCATACACACACCAAGGCAGAAGCCTACCTAGATCGACAACCCAAGCTAAGACAACAGGCATAGTAGTAAGTAATAGCAAACTGCATGGAGACTTGCACTTCATGGAATTCTTATCTCACAGTTTCAAACCAAGTTTCTTAGATGCCACCATTCTCTGACATTTCAAAGAGGCCTTGTTCTCCATCCCTACCACCAGCCATCAGCTCCATCCCCGCCATCGTCATCATAGCCATCATCAAAACCCGCCGCAGCAACATCGTAGTAGTAGGCATCACCGTTCAAGTGGTCATCAAGATCCCCGGTCCCAGCATCATCATCACCGAACCCAGCATCCTCGTTGCACTCGCCACCACAGTCCCCGCAGCCATTGCCATCATCGCCAATCTGAGCACCACCGTTGCCTTCTTCAGCTAGAAGTTCAGCATCGTGCTGCATATCCTTCTCGTCCTCAGACAAAAcgcgcctctcttcctcctcgtagCACTCATTCTCGAACTTCACAGCCTAGATGAAAGCACATTGGTGTTAGCATATTGTGACGTTACTTAGCGAATGCGTAACTGTGGCCGAGGGAGTTTGCAGCCTTACTATCTCAAAGGTGCTATGATCGGTGGGACAGAAGGTCGAGCGTTCGTCCTCAGACGAaccatggttctcctcctcatcatagTATTCGTTCTCGGACTTCATGGCCTAGAAGAAAGCACACTGGTGTTAAGCCTACTGTGACGCTACTTAGCGAATGCATAACTGCACGTGGCCGAGGGAGTTTGCAGCCTTACCGTCTTAAAAGTGCTATGATCGGTGGGACAGAATGTTGAGCGTTCATCCTCGGGTGAACCGtggttctcctcctcatcatagTATTCGTTCATGACCTTCACCGCCTAAACAAATTCACATCGATTGGTGTTAAGCCGTGACATTGAGAGTTAGCGAATGCAAAACAGTGGTCGGGTAGTTTGCGGCTTACCGTCTTAAACGTGCTACTCTCCTCCACATGGCAGTACTCATTCGTGACCTTCACGGCCTGGATCGATCACTGTTAATCCGTGGGGTTACTTGCATAAAAGTGGTCTGGGAGTTTGCGGCCTTACCGTCTTGAAGGTGGTAGTATGAGATAAGGTCGACGCGCCGCCCGAACCCCGGCCGCCGGCCCGCTTCGCACCTCTTGGGCTTGGGCCGGCCACAGCCACGGCCGTCGCGCTGCCCGCGCCTCCTCCCGAGCGTTTGCCTctcccaccggcggcggcgacgcgcttaCCTTTCCCGCTGCCGGCAGTGGCCGCCTTGTTCCCGCCGCCGGTGTCCTTAGCGTtcccaccggcgccggcaccggagACGCGCTTACCGATCCCGCCGCCGGTAGCGGCCGCCTTGTTGACTCCCAGGAACTTGCGGTAGTTCTTCCCCATGACTGGAATACCACGCGACGCACTCTGCTTCGATCGCCTGGTTAACTAATGGTGCGAGATTCGCGGTGGTGAGCGGTTAccagtggtggcggcggtgggggagaGACGAGTAGTGGAGCTGTGGAGGGGCGAAATTTCTGCTACTGTGGTGAGGCTTACCGGGGAAGGAATAGACTTGGACTTATCTCATAGCTCTATGTGGGCCCACTTCCATGCATGGCGTCCAGGCGTCAGACCACTTTCTGACTGAGGGACACGTACGGGTACCTGAGTTACGATTGCTACCttgatctttttcttttttctgatttCACGAATCATGAGATTAGCGAAGTAATAAAATTATCACTAACGTTTTACTATAGACGGAAACATCACCTTTCGCTGGAAAATATTCCATCTTTATGTGACACTAAAACATAAAATCTAAAGTTTGATCTTCGATGGGCTAGAGGTGTCACTACCTTCTTAGCCATTCAACCAGAAGTTGCTTCTCATTACTACCGGGGTAAGGGATGACTCTTAACGCGTTCTACTCCGGTCATTTGAGTTGATTTGAGTGGATGGTACTACCATGTGGAGGAGGGCATGTTTTATTTCACGATCTACAATACTAAATGCACACATATGGAAGTACATTTCCTAAAAATATCGTCCTACATTAAACCACATAGTAGAAGAGTTCGAACAAAGAAAAGTGCTGAAGCAATAGCAGAAACACGCCCAACCGAAACCGAAAAGATAAGATACAAAGGAAGCCAACGGCAGATCGTCAAAACAATGGCGCCCCGCAACTCCTAGCGCCTTCCGAAGTTGTGCCACCACGCTACAAGCACCCCGGATCACCAAGTACCAAGACAGCACCTTCAAGAAAGGATGCGATGTCAACACGACGCTGCTGCACGGACCAATGAAAATTAGACCTAGGTTTTCCTTGGTACTCGGGTGAAGTGGACCAGGGTACCCTCgacgcccttcaagaaggaatgACGACACCCGCAGGAGCCGACGTGTCAGTGCCGGATGAGCCGGCGAGGATGTCCCACCGAACCCCACTACCACGACCCCCGTCAATGGAAGTACATTTCACAACTGTTCTAGCAATATTGATTTTAAATTATAATTGTTGAcatctttttctatatagttggtcAAATTTTAATAAGTTTAACTTTAAACGAAGATTATATGCGTCCTATTTTAAAAAAAGAGCGATTACTATGAGTCTGTCAATTGTTAGTAGACTGGCCAATAACCTGAACATGTCATGTCGCCATCGAGGTTCGCGCATGAGGGGATGTTGCCTTTTTTGCGAATCAAGGAGCTTTCATTAAATCAGGCCATATCATTACAATCTTTGGCTAACATCTCAGCAAGGAAGGGTGGATGATAATTGATCCATAAGCACCTCCTTCTGCTACTATTAGTTGTGCTAGCACAAAGATAAGCAGCCTCGTTAGCTCCCAACAAATAAAAGTTTAAAGTTATGAAACATCCCACTAAGCTCCACTATCTCCTAACAGATGTTGGCGATACTCGATCGACCACCACCTGGATCGTTAATAAGCTTGATGACCTCTTGTACGCCAGACTCTATCTCCTCATTCAGAAACCCATGATCAATGGTCAAACAAACTCCATCTAGGTTTAAGATGTTTAGTTTACTACTTCCACTAGTTGTTAAGTTGTGTAGAGTCGAGTTAGAGTCTAAATGGTATTCTCACTGGACCGATGAGGATGTTGAAGAGTTTTTACACCTTTGGCTTGTAATGATAGATGTTTGATATTCAGACCcgctatgtttctgttgtaccactctgagagatgtaatatttgTGAATGAGTACTTTCACAAGTGTTATGTCTGCTAGGTCACCGCATGGTGGCATGGACCGTTGGTGAGGGGCGCTAATTTAGGCGAGGTGCAGGCGCCGACTTGCGAGACCACGGCCGATGCAGATGCCGCCATGGTGAGACTTCTTCCAATCCGTTCTTCCCctcttctcttgatctatctccctCTCATGTGTGCGCTGTGTTGCTCGTCTATTGTGGCTATGACCTTGTCCATTCGCTTTTTCCTCACAATACAGGCCAAATCAGGGCAGTTCCTGCAAACCCCGACTCATGGGATTTCACGGTCTTGTGTAGTCGATGGCTAATGCTCTTCTCCTCAAGGTGTGTATGGTTTTAGATCCTTTACTTTTTTATTGTAGCTAAATCCTTTGTCTACTAAAGAATGTGTATCCGGTTTACATTGTAGGTTAGCCAAATTGGATCTATATCTGAGAGCATTGAGGCATGAGAATGTCAAGCCATGATGGTTGGGGTGTGATGTCATGTCACCAGAGGTACACTTCTCTGTCACCATCTTGTACTCATGTACTTCTTATAGTTTTATTCTTAAGTGAAATATTCATTTGCAATCTCTCTGCTGCACTTCATTTTGATCCCTCTCCATCTCTGGAGGAGCACATAATGGTGACAGATGACTGAGCTGAAGACCAAGAAGAATCCCAGCAGCAACCTTTCACGTTTGGTGTGATCGAAGGGAAGGGAAGGGAAAGATGATTGATGCAGTTTGCTCGGGTGTGTCGTGTTCATGCGTGGAGactggtgatggcgtgtaactcacacgttcgttggaaccccaagaggaaggtatgatgcgcacatcagcaagttttcctcagaaagaaaccaaggtttatcgaaccaggaggagccaagaagcacgttgaaggttgatggcggcgggatgtagtgcggcgcaacaccagagattccggcgccaacgtggaacctgcacaacacaaccaaagtactttgccccaacgaaacagatgaggttgtcaatctcaccggcttgctgtaacaaaggattaaccgtattgtgtggaagatgattgtttgcgagaaaacgagtaaagaacaagtattgcgacagatttgtatttcgagtataaaataatggaccggggtccacagttcactagaggtgtctctcccataagataaaagcatgttgggtgaacaaattacgatcgggcaattgacaaatagagagggcataacaatgcacatacatgtcatgataaatatagtgagatttaattgggcattacgacaaagtccatagaccgccatccagcatgcatctatgcataaaaagtccaccttcggagttatcatccgaaccccttccggtattaagttgcaaaacaacgagacaattgcattaagtatggtgcgtaatgtaatcaacaactaaatccttagacatagcatcaatgttttatccctagtggcaacatcacatccacaaccttagaactttccgtccatcgtcccggatatcaatggaggcatgaacccactatcgagcataaatactccctcttggagttaagagcaaaaacttggccggagcctctactaataacggagagcatgcaagatcataaacaacacataggtaataacttgataattaacataacatagtattctctatccatcggatcccgacaaacacaacatatagtattacggatagatgatcttgatcatgttaggcagctcacaagatccaacaatgaagcacaatgaggagaagacaaccatctagctactgctatggacccatagtccaggggtgaactactcactcatcactccggaggcgaccatggcggtgaagagtcctccgggagatgaatcccctctccggcgagggtgccggaggagatctccagaatccccgatgggattggcggcggcggcgtctcggtaaggttttacgtatcgtggctctcggatcgggggtttcgcgacggaggctttaagtaggcggaagggcaacgcgggggccacacgagggccccacaccataggtcggcgcggccggggcccgggccgcgccgccctagtgtggcggcgcctcgtggccccacttcgactcctcttcggtcttccggaagcttcatggcaaaataggaccccgggcgttgatttcgtccaattccgagaatatttcgttactaggatttcgaaaccaaaaacagcagaaaacgacagaatcggctctttggcatc from Lolium rigidum isolate FL_2022 chromosome 4, APGP_CSIRO_Lrig_0.1, whole genome shotgun sequence encodes the following:
- the LOC124649596 gene encoding GPI-anchored hemophore cfmA-like, translating into MGKNYRKFLGVNKAAATGGGIGKRVSGAGAGGNAKDTGGGNKAATAGSGKGKRVAAAGGRGKRSGGGAGSATAVAVAGPSPRGAKRAGGRGSGGASTLSHTTTFKTAVKVTNEYCHVEESSTFKTAVKVMNEYYDEEENHGSPEDERSTFCPTDHSTFKTAMKSENEYYDEEENHGSSEDERSTFCPTDHSTFEIAVKFENECYEEEERRVLSEDEKDMQHDAELLAEEGNGGAQIGDDGNGCGDCGGECNEDAGFGDDDAGTGDLDDHLNGDAYYYDVAAAGFDDGYDDDGGDGADGWW